A genomic window from bacterium includes:
- a CDS encoding type II secretion system protein produces the protein MFRRNGAKRFNDERGFTLIELMIVILVILVLAAILMPQFGLARERARKATCVSNQRNLETAVALWETDNPGPTLGQGEMSATSVPTAATLSTTPVYTPVSSYKEPDDTGVTQTNGADYFLSAGGTTPNSMAPSYGHVICIFAFAPGTNPDPWGGVGPAAEQGTAGAGLNHARGASASP, from the coding sequence GTGTTCAGGCGTAACGGTGCCAAGCGCTTCAATGACGAGCGGGGCTTTACGCTCATCGAGTTGATGATCGTCATCCTGGTGATCCTCGTCCTCGCCGCCATTCTGATGCCGCAATTCGGGCTGGCGCGCGAGCGGGCCCGAAAGGCCACGTGCGTCAGCAACCAGCGCAACCTCGAGACCGCCGTGGCCCTGTGGGAAACGGACAATCCGGGACCGACGCTCGGGCAGGGTGAAATGAGCGCGACGTCGGTGCCGACCGCGGCCACGCTCTCGACCACCCCGGTGTATACGCCGGTGAGCTCGTACAAGGAGCCGGATGACACGGGCGTCACGCAGACGAACGGCGCCGACTACTTCCTCTCGGCCGGCGGGACCACGCCGAACAGCATGGCGCCGTCGTACGGGCACGTGATCTGCATCTTCGCCTTCGCTCCCGGCACCAACCCCGATCCGTGGGGCGGCGTCGGCCCGGCGGCCGAGCAGGGTACCGCCGGAGCGGGCCTCAACCACGCGCGTGGGGCGTCCGCGTCGCCGTAG